Proteins encoded in a region of the Schaalia hyovaginalis genome:
- a CDS encoding G5 domain-containing protein produces MNLHPSRRTVVATASALALMMTATAGTAVAAAHHEVLLEIDGVSRPVDGFFLTVGGALASVGVEVGAHDLVAPATDAHVADGQTIVVRSASPYEVTLDGQTKTAWSTADSIDGVLDSIAASGSAVMAADRSTLRREMSVISVDGPVAILADGATTTVDAKAGDTVDVLLEKAGLSLGDLDTVDFVFEAGRTSVKVTRILHGDVDVATPTPFTTEERSDDSLYEGETKVLQEGQDGQTLTTYYRHSIDGKIVLNVPMAKKVTEPVAKIVAVGTKKKEQEAPSAPAVSYSPGSAQAIAQEMITARGWSDSEFQCLVTLWNHESGWNVSAANPSGAYGIPQALPGSKMASVGADWQTNPATQITWGLGYISGRYGTPCGALASWSAKGWY; encoded by the coding sequence GTGAATCTTCACCCCTCACGACGCACCGTCGTCGCCACAGCCTCGGCACTCGCCCTCATGATGACTGCGACCGCCGGGACCGCCGTGGCCGCCGCCCACCACGAAGTCCTTCTCGAGATCGACGGCGTGTCCAGGCCCGTCGACGGATTCTTCCTGACCGTTGGTGGGGCGCTCGCTTCCGTGGGCGTCGAGGTGGGGGCGCACGACCTCGTCGCGCCGGCGACCGACGCGCACGTGGCTGACGGGCAGACCATCGTCGTGAGATCGGCGAGCCCCTACGAGGTGACCCTCGACGGCCAGACGAAGACCGCGTGGTCGACGGCTGATTCGATCGACGGCGTCCTCGACTCGATCGCCGCCTCCGGTTCGGCCGTCATGGCCGCTGATCGCTCCACGCTCCGCCGTGAGATGTCCGTGATCTCCGTCGACGGTCCCGTCGCGATCCTCGCCGACGGGGCGACGACCACCGTCGACGCGAAGGCGGGCGACACCGTCGACGTGCTCCTCGAGAAGGCGGGCCTGTCCCTCGGGGACCTCGATACGGTCGATTTCGTCTTCGAAGCGGGGCGGACCTCGGTCAAGGTGACGCGCATCCTTCACGGCGACGTCGACGTCGCCACCCCGACCCCCTTCACCACCGAAGAGCGCAGCGACGATTCCCTCTACGAGGGCGAGACGAAGGTGCTGCAGGAGGGGCAGGACGGCCAGACGCTGACGACCTACTACCGCCACAGCATCGACGGGAAGATCGTGCTCAACGTGCCCATGGCGAAGAAGGTGACCGAACCGGTCGCGAAGATCGTCGCCGTCGGGACCAAGAAGAAGGAGCAGGAGGCGCCGAGCGCCCCGGCCGTCTCGTACTCGCCGGGCTCCGCGCAGGCCATCGCGCAGGAGATGATCACCGCCCGCGGATGGTCGGACTCCGAATTCCAGTGCCTCGTCACCCTGTGGAACCACGAGTCCGGCTGGAACGTCAGCGCCGCCAACCCCTCGGGCGCCTACGGGATCCCGCAGGCCCTCCCCGGTTCGAAGATGGCGAGCGTCGGCGCCGACTGGCAGACGAACCCGGCCACCCAGATCACCTGGGGCCTGGGATACATCTCAGGGCGCTACGGAACCCCGTGCGGCGCTCTGGCCTCGTGGAGCGCGAAGGGCTGGTACTGA
- a CDS encoding ubiquitin-like domain-containing protein yields the protein MDHHRSEHPLGRRRQEHRSFTPSRRAVLTSACASAAAVVLVAAGAVASSRAEATLEVDGVSMPVTAWGGTVASLLSSTGVEVGAHDLVQPALDSRVPDGGTVIVRTAHPYTLEVDGAERTVWSTSASADAVLADTAALGDSVALAADRSGARGEALPVVSRSREVTVLADGLERRARAEGGESVDEIVEKAGVALHPIDRVALAAGEGGSLEVRVSRVVRGESSGEVTIPFTEIEEESPDLFEGESKITRPGSDGLAARTQWAETVDGVATSSATTGEETLVQPLDQIRSKGTKKATPEALLLAGVDPKASLESGTDENGFPYTAYKAPIGSLSSRADVEALINAMSEQSDKIKAAGAALKAGMSVTYTGQDPQEIAHVQVAARGWSDAEFQCLVNLWNRESRWNPYAQNASSGAYGIPQALPGSKMASAGADWQTNPATQITWGLGYIAGRYGTPCSAWGHSNAVGWY from the coding sequence GTGGATCACCACCGATCGGAGCATCCGCTCGGCCGGAGGCGCCAGGAGCACCGCTCCTTCACCCCGAGCCGCCGCGCCGTTCTGACGAGCGCGTGCGCGAGCGCCGCGGCCGTCGTCCTCGTCGCCGCGGGGGCGGTCGCCAGCTCGCGCGCTGAGGCGACCCTCGAAGTCGACGGCGTCTCCATGCCGGTCACCGCGTGGGGCGGCACCGTCGCCTCGCTCCTGAGCTCGACCGGCGTCGAAGTCGGAGCGCACGACCTCGTCCAGCCCGCCCTCGATTCGCGGGTCCCCGACGGGGGCACCGTCATCGTGCGCACCGCGCACCCCTACACCCTGGAGGTTGACGGCGCAGAGAGGACCGTCTGGTCGACCTCTGCCAGCGCCGATGCGGTCCTCGCCGACACCGCCGCTCTCGGCGACTCCGTCGCCCTCGCCGCCGATCGCTCCGGCGCCCGGGGCGAGGCCCTCCCCGTCGTCTCGCGCTCCCGCGAGGTCACCGTCCTCGCGGACGGCCTGGAGCGGCGGGCCCGGGCCGAGGGCGGGGAGAGCGTCGACGAGATCGTCGAGAAGGCCGGAGTGGCCCTCCATCCCATCGATCGCGTCGCCCTCGCCGCGGGCGAGGGCGGATCGCTCGAGGTGCGCGTCTCCCGCGTCGTGCGCGGGGAGTCATCCGGGGAGGTCACGATCCCCTTCACCGAGATCGAGGAGGAGAGCCCCGACCTCTTCGAAGGCGAATCGAAGATCACCCGCCCCGGCTCCGACGGGCTCGCCGCGCGCACCCAGTGGGCTGAGACCGTCGACGGGGTCGCCACCTCATCGGCGACCACCGGCGAGGAGACCCTCGTCCAGCCCCTCGACCAGATCCGCTCCAAGGGCACGAAGAAGGCGACGCCCGAGGCCCTCCTCCTCGCGGGAGTCGACCCGAAGGCGAGCCTCGAATCCGGAACGGACGAGAACGGCTTCCCCTACACCGCCTACAAGGCCCCGATCGGCTCCCTGTCCTCGCGAGCGGACGTTGAAGCCCTCATCAACGCGATGAGCGAGCAGTCCGACAAGATCAAAGCGGCGGGCGCAGCGCTCAAAGCGGGGATGAGCGTGACCTACACGGGCCAGGACCCCCAGGAGATCGCGCACGTCCAGGTCGCCGCCCGCGGATGGTCGGACGCCGAATTCCAATGCCTGGTCAACCTGTGGAACCGCGAATCCCGCTGGAACCCGTACGCCCAGAACGCCTCCTCGGGCGCGTACGGGATCCCGCAGGCCCTCCCCGGTTCGAAGATGGCGAGCGCCGGCGCCGACTGGCAGACGAACCCGGCCACCCAGATCACCTGGGGCCTGGGCTACATCGCGGGCCGCTACGGCACGCCGTGCTCGGCCTGGGGGCATTCGAACGCCGTCGGCTGGTACTGA
- the rsmA gene encoding 16S rRNA (adenine(1518)-N(6)/adenine(1519)-N(6))-dimethyltransferase RsmA, with amino-acid sequence MTRSSKNAPASRLDPKLPEGAVPSDSGLLGPIEVKAIADALGIRPTKVLGQNFVHDAGTVRRIVRAGGVEAGDEVVEVGPGLGSLTLAILEAGARVRAVEIDPPLAAALPETVRSRMPEAAERFHVVTMDATALRGVEDFGVDWPAPTKLVANLPYNVAVPVLLAMLESFPSLTDLLVMVQSEVADRLAAAPGSRTYGVPSVKAGWYGRVERAGTIGRTVFWPVPNVDSALVRISRSAEPRGDEPLRRATFEVCDVAFGQRRKTLRAALKNWAGSAGGAGLLLERAGIDPGRRGETLDVDEFVALGRAVLELRAAELLPRRIDPRRARLEEADA; translated from the coding sequence GTGACCCGATCCTCGAAGAACGCTCCCGCCTCCCGTCTCGATCCGAAGCTGCCCGAAGGGGCCGTGCCTTCGGACTCGGGCCTCCTCGGCCCGATCGAGGTCAAGGCGATCGCCGACGCGCTCGGCATCCGGCCGACGAAGGTCCTCGGTCAGAATTTCGTCCACGACGCGGGAACCGTCCGCAGGATCGTCAGGGCCGGCGGCGTCGAGGCGGGCGACGAGGTCGTCGAGGTCGGGCCCGGACTTGGCTCCCTCACCCTTGCGATCCTGGAGGCCGGCGCTAGGGTCCGCGCCGTCGAAATCGACCCCCCTCTGGCCGCGGCCCTGCCCGAGACCGTGCGCTCGCGCATGCCCGAAGCGGCCGAGCGCTTCCACGTGGTGACGATGGACGCGACGGCGCTCAGGGGGGTGGAGGACTTCGGGGTCGACTGGCCCGCGCCGACGAAACTCGTCGCGAACCTGCCCTACAACGTCGCAGTCCCGGTCCTGCTCGCCATGCTCGAGTCCTTCCCCTCGCTCACCGATCTCCTCGTCATGGTCCAGTCCGAAGTCGCCGACAGGCTCGCCGCGGCCCCGGGATCGCGCACCTACGGCGTCCCCTCGGTCAAGGCCGGGTGGTACGGCAGGGTCGAACGGGCCGGAACGATCGGGCGCACCGTCTTCTGGCCGGTTCCGAACGTCGACTCCGCCCTCGTGCGCATCTCGCGCTCGGCCGAGCCCCGCGGCGATGAGCCGCTCCGGCGCGCGACCTTCGAGGTCTGCGACGTCGCCTTCGGCCAGCGCCGCAAGACGCTGCGCGCCGCCCTGAAGAACTGGGCGGGCTCGGCCGGGGGAGCGGGCCTCCTCCTCGAGCGGGCGGGCATCGACCCGGGCCGGCGCGGGGAGACCCTCGACGTCGACGAATTCGTCGCGCTCGGCCGCGCAGTCCTCGAGCTCCGCGCCGCCGAGCTCCTGCCGCGCCGCATCGACCCGAGGCGCGCGCGTTTGGAGGAAGCCGATGCGTGA
- a CDS encoding 4-(cytidine 5'-diphospho)-2-C-methyl-D-erythritol kinase, which yields MREATASAPGKINLALRAGAPAEDGYHPLVTVFEALNLRETVRVRTSRAPGIRVTTTAHRPDGSVDELTTRAMRDLDPTTHLAYRAARILQKLAAAGPWAATAAGIEIEVDKRVPMAGGMAGGSADAAAALVACNALWGLGLDAKRLELIGRTLGADVPACLAGGISLGTGRGDEMESLDRGGVEARHHWAIALAHEGLSTPEVFRALDRAGGPAGRWRDLPDPSRIRALPFTGGAAELAPHLSNDLQDTALRLRPELGRTIAAAEEAGALAVLLSGSGPSIGALAADAESARAIASALAGLDSVAEAFTTFGPVPGARLESGESR from the coding sequence ATGCGTGAGGCCACCGCCTCCGCGCCCGGGAAGATCAATCTCGCACTCCGCGCCGGAGCCCCCGCCGAGGACGGCTATCACCCGCTCGTCACCGTCTTCGAAGCGCTGAACCTGCGCGAAACCGTTCGTGTCCGCACGAGCCGCGCCCCCGGGATCAGGGTCACCACCACGGCCCACCGGCCCGACGGCTCAGTCGATGAGCTCACGACCCGGGCGATGCGCGACCTCGACCCGACGACGCACCTGGCCTACCGGGCGGCGCGGATCCTTCAGAAGCTCGCCGCCGCCGGCCCCTGGGCCGCGACGGCCGCGGGCATCGAGATCGAGGTCGACAAGCGCGTCCCCATGGCCGGGGGAATGGCCGGGGGCTCGGCGGACGCCGCCGCCGCCCTCGTCGCCTGCAATGCGCTGTGGGGGCTCGGCCTCGATGCGAAGCGCCTCGAACTCATCGGACGGACACTCGGAGCCGATGTCCCTGCGTGCCTGGCCGGGGGGATCTCGCTCGGCACCGGGCGTGGCGATGAGATGGAGTCCCTGGACCGGGGCGGAGTCGAGGCCCGTCATCATTGGGCGATCGCACTCGCGCATGAGGGCCTGTCCACTCCGGAGGTCTTCCGCGCGCTCGATCGAGCAGGAGGCCCGGCGGGCCGGTGGCGCGATCTGCCCGACCCCTCGAGGATCCGCGCGCTGCCCTTCACGGGCGGGGCCGCAGAACTCGCCCCCCACCTGTCCAACGATCTTCAGGACACGGCCCTGCGCCTCCGGCCCGAGCTCGGCCGGACTATCGCGGCCGCCGAGGAGGCGGGCGCGCTCGCCGTCCTGCTCTCCGGCTCGGGCCCCTCGATCGGGGCGCTCGCAGCCGATGCCGAATCGGCGCGCGCGATCGCCTCGGCCCTCGCGGGGCTCGACTCGGTCGCCGAAGCCTTCACCACTTTCGGACCCGTCCCGGGTGCCCGGCTCGAATCAGGAGAATCCCGCTAA
- a CDS encoding ABC-F family ATP-binding cassette domain-containing protein, producing MAHLLGTQSLAVLAGSRRLLEDVTLGIEDASRVGILGPNGAGKSTLLRLVAGVQEAASGLLTKREGVRVVLLDQKDSFDPELPVVEAVHPGLAEYEWASDPRVRDIHAGLLADIDLASRVGDLSGGQRRRVALARVLCAPSEVVCLDEPTNHLDVEGVAWLAAHLNARFARPGAVGALLVVTHDRWFLDAVCEHIWEVVPGIDPGGDRPQIPGRVEVYDGSYAAYTLARAERLRQADVAAVKRKNLLTKELAWLRRGAPARTSKPKFHIEAAEALIADVPPPRDTVELMKTASARLGKDVLDLEDVTLAFGRPDGSTNTIFDSVTLRLAPGERVGVVGVNGAGKTSLLNLLRGDLAPDSGRVKRGKTVEVATLSQDTHELDALADVRVVEAVAAVAQTCIVEGRELTASQMTERMGFTRQRAYTRIREISGGERRRLQLMRLLMASPNVLLLDEPTNDLDTDTLAAMEDLLDSFPGTLVVVSHDRYLLERVTDHQVALLGDGTIRALPGGVEQYLRLRSEGGAAQTPQPTPAEALPQAPALSDAAARRAAKKEADRIERRLERLRSEAGGLEARLEALGHEVASDPSAVSELQEASARHSRVLSEIAELEDAWLQAAELLE from the coding sequence ATGGCGCATCTTCTCGGCACGCAGTCCCTCGCCGTCCTCGCGGGTTCGCGCAGACTCCTCGAAGACGTCACGCTCGGCATCGAGGACGCTTCGCGCGTCGGGATCCTCGGGCCCAACGGTGCGGGCAAGTCGACCCTCCTGCGCCTCGTCGCCGGCGTTCAAGAAGCCGCGTCGGGCCTGCTCACCAAGCGCGAGGGCGTGCGCGTGGTCCTCCTCGATCAGAAGGACTCCTTCGACCCGGAGCTCCCCGTCGTGGAGGCCGTGCACCCCGGTCTGGCGGAGTACGAGTGGGCTTCGGATCCCCGGGTGCGCGACATCCACGCGGGACTCCTGGCGGACATCGACCTCGCCTCCCGCGTGGGGGACCTGTCCGGCGGTCAGCGCCGGAGGGTCGCTCTCGCGAGGGTCCTGTGCGCGCCCAGCGAGGTCGTCTGCCTCGACGAGCCGACGAACCACCTCGATGTCGAGGGCGTCGCCTGGCTCGCCGCGCACCTCAATGCGCGCTTCGCCAGGCCCGGGGCCGTGGGCGCGCTGCTCGTGGTCACCCACGACCGCTGGTTCCTCGACGCGGTGTGCGAACACATCTGGGAGGTCGTCCCCGGCATCGACCCCGGAGGCGACCGGCCCCAGATCCCCGGTCGCGTCGAGGTCTACGACGGCTCCTACGCCGCCTACACGCTCGCCCGCGCCGAACGCCTGCGCCAGGCTGACGTCGCGGCCGTGAAGCGCAAGAACCTCCTCACGAAGGAGCTCGCCTGGCTGCGCCGGGGCGCGCCCGCCCGCACCTCGAAGCCGAAGTTCCACATCGAGGCCGCCGAGGCCCTCATCGCGGACGTCCCGCCGCCGCGCGACACCGTCGAGCTCATGAAGACGGCGAGCGCGCGCCTGGGCAAGGACGTCCTCGATCTCGAAGACGTCACCCTCGCCTTCGGGCGCCCGGACGGCTCGACCAACACGATCTTCGACTCGGTGACCCTCCGGCTCGCCCCGGGTGAACGCGTCGGCGTCGTCGGCGTGAACGGCGCCGGGAAGACGAGCCTGCTCAATCTTCTCCGCGGCGATCTGGCCCCCGATTCCGGGCGCGTCAAACGGGGGAAGACCGTCGAGGTCGCGACCCTGTCCCAGGACACGCACGAACTCGACGCGCTCGCGGACGTGCGCGTCGTCGAGGCCGTCGCCGCAGTCGCGCAGACCTGCATCGTCGAGGGCAGGGAACTCACCGCTTCGCAGATGACCGAGCGCATGGGGTTCACCCGTCAGCGCGCCTACACGCGGATCAGGGAGATCTCGGGCGGCGAGCGCCGACGCCTCCAGCTCATGCGCCTGCTCATGGCCTCCCCGAACGTCCTCCTCCTCGATGAGCCGACGAACGACCTCGACACCGATACCCTCGCCGCGATGGAGGACCTGCTCGATTCCTTCCCCGGGACCCTCGTCGTCGTCTCGCACGACCGCTACCTGCTCGAGCGCGTGACCGATCACCAGGTGGCGCTGCTGGGGGACGGGACGATCCGCGCCCTGCCCGGCGGGGTCGAGCAGTACCTGCGCCTGCGGTCCGAGGGCGGGGCCGCGCAGACCCCGCAGCCGACGCCCGCCGAAGCGCTGCCGCAGGCCCCGGCGCTGAGCGACGCCGCCGCGCGGCGGGCCGCGAAGAAGGAGGCGGATCGGATCGAGCGGCGCCTGGAGAGGCTCCGGAGCGAAGCGGGGGGTCTCGAGGCGCGCCTGGAAGCGCTCGGGCACGAGGTCGCATCGGATCCTTCCGCGGTGTCGGAGCTCCAGGAGGCGTCGGCACGGCATTCCCGTGTGCTGTCCGAGATTGCCGAGCTCGAGGACGCGTGGCTTCAGGCCGCCGAGCTCCTCGAATAG
- a CDS encoding DUF1540 domain-containing protein — translation MPLEMPRVLDCSVESCSYNKTKSCGAAAITVGFAQTCTTFVPLNVKGGLETAAPFVGACQKADCVHNSALECTAEAIRVGATTADCLSYAAR, via the coding sequence ATGCCCCTTGAAATGCCCCGAGTCCTGGACTGCTCCGTCGAGAGCTGCTCGTACAACAAGACCAAGAGCTGCGGCGCCGCCGCGATCACCGTCGGTTTCGCCCAGACCTGCACGACTTTCGTCCCGCTCAACGTCAAGGGCGGCCTCGAGACGGCGGCCCCCTTCGTCGGCGCCTGCCAGAAGGCCGACTGCGTCCACAACTCCGCGCTCGAATGCACCGCCGAGGCGATCCGCGTGGGCGCCACCACCGCGGACTGCCTGTCCTACGCCGCCCGCTGA
- a CDS encoding DUF4298 domain-containing protein: MSGSEALERLERMEEHYRSALARVEAAEAGLKAIEDFFEAMRPLMDAYGTTWLADREAVAEEDAPALAVLGEDAVWDLHTDQHGLAQGMLRLAAEHFSPRGA, from the coding sequence GTGAGCGGATCGGAGGCGCTCGAACGACTCGAGCGGATGGAGGAGCACTACCGCAGCGCCCTCGCGCGCGTCGAAGCCGCCGAGGCGGGGCTGAAGGCGATCGAGGACTTCTTCGAGGCGATGCGCCCCCTCATGGACGCCTACGGGACGACATGGCTCGCCGACCGCGAAGCCGTCGCCGAGGAGGACGCGCCGGCCCTCGCGGTCCTGGGCGAGGACGCCGTCTGGGACCTGCACACCGACCAGCACGGACTCGCCCAGGGGATGCTGCGCCTCGCCGCCGAGCATTTCTCGCCCCGCGGGGCCTGA
- a CDS encoding MarR family winged helix-turn-helix transcriptional regulator, translating into MRFVDEVAGIVAAWSKERPDLDSSPMLVLSRVSRLARRLDLERRKAFADHGLEPWEFDVLSSLRRAGSASGLTPGALMAELLVSSGTMTNRIDRLESKGLVSRSPSPQDRRVVLVTLTEPGRTRVDGALASLLACEEAILAPLDEEARDRLADLLTPLLLPFEAPVCEKGRGRAAE; encoded by the coding sequence GTGAGATTCGTGGATGAAGTCGCAGGCATCGTCGCCGCATGGTCGAAGGAGCGCCCGGACCTCGACTCCTCCCCCATGCTCGTCCTCTCGCGCGTCTCCCGCCTCGCCCGGCGCCTCGACCTCGAACGGCGCAAGGCCTTCGCCGATCACGGGCTCGAGCCCTGGGAGTTCGACGTCCTGTCCTCCCTGCGCAGGGCGGGCAGCGCTTCGGGCCTGACCCCCGGCGCCCTCATGGCCGAGCTCCTCGTCTCCTCCGGGACGATGACGAACCGGATCGACCGCCTCGAATCGAAGGGCCTCGTCTCGCGCTCGCCCTCGCCCCAGGACCGGCGGGTCGTTCTCGTCACCCTCACCGAGCCGGGCCGCACGCGCGTCGACGGCGCCCTCGCTTCACTCCTGGCCTGCGAGGAGGCGATCCTCGCCCCGCTCGACGAGGAGGCGCGCGACCGCCTCGCGGATCTCCTCACCCCGCTCCTCCTCCCCTTCGAGGCCCCGGTCTGCGAGAAGGGGCGCGGGAGGGCGGCGGAGTGA
- a CDS encoding TetR/AcrR family transcriptional regulator, with protein sequence MGQKRTRMSGFARREQLVEVGRSLFALKGFDATSVEEIAAKAKVSKPVVYEHFGGKEGLYAVVVDREVQSLVTSLHSSLESSDRPRILLENATLALLEYIESNSDGFRVLVRDAPKDRTQGSFSSVLGDVASRVEHLLAEQFAKGDISPALAPLYAQMLVGLIAQVGQWWLDERRMKKDEVAAHVVNLVWNGVRHMQPKPTLLVCQEPGAAKE encoded by the coding sequence ATGGGTCAGAAGCGCACACGGATGAGCGGTTTCGCGCGCCGGGAGCAGCTCGTCGAGGTCGGGCGCTCGCTTTTCGCGCTCAAGGGCTTCGACGCGACGAGCGTCGAGGAGATCGCCGCGAAGGCGAAGGTGTCCAAGCCCGTCGTCTACGAGCACTTCGGCGGCAAAGAGGGCCTGTACGCGGTGGTCGTGGACCGTGAAGTCCAGTCCCTCGTCACCTCCCTCCACTCCTCCCTGGAGTCGTCCGATCGCCCTCGGATCCTCTTGGAGAACGCCACGCTCGCCCTGCTCGAGTACATCGAATCGAATTCCGACGGCTTCCGCGTCCTCGTGCGCGATGCGCCGAAGGATCGGACGCAGGGCTCCTTCTCCTCGGTCCTCGGCGATGTCGCGTCGAGGGTCGAGCATCTCCTGGCCGAGCAGTTCGCCAAGGGCGACATCTCGCCCGCCCTCGCCCCGCTGTACGCGCAGATGCTCGTGGGCCTCATCGCCCAGGTCGGTCAATGGTGGCTCGATGAGCGCCGCATGAAGAAGGACGAAGTCGCCGCGCACGTGGTGAACCTCGTGTGGAACGGCGTGCGGCACATGCAGCCGAAGCCGACTCTGCTCGTGTGCCAGGAGCCCGGCGCGGCGAAGGAGTGA
- a CDS encoding bifunctional UDP-N-acetylglucosamine diphosphorylase/glucosamine-1-phosphate N-acetyltransferase GlmU — protein MTVPAAAIVLAAGKGTRMLSAVPKVVHPVAGLSMIGHALRAAQGTRPKTLVAVVRHERELVVEEIRKVAPDAFIADQDEIPGTGRAVLCALEALAAAHGPISGPVLVTSGDVPMLSTATLERLLDLHEAEGRAVTVLTSIAPDPTGYGRIVRAEDGRVIRIVEEKDADEAERAITEVNAGVYAFDGAFLHDTLKSVGTDNAQGEVYLTDVLAAAEPAGRTAGALVLADPWEAQGCNDRVQLAELGAEINKRICERHMRRGVSIVDPASTWIGIDVEIGADTTIWPGSVLRGATTVGNGCEIGPGTTLDSAHVADRARVASAWVVEASVPADTMVAPFSVIGQPESD, from the coding sequence ATGACCGTCCCCGCAGCCGCCATCGTCCTCGCAGCAGGCAAGGGCACCCGAATGCTCTCGGCGGTCCCCAAGGTCGTCCACCCCGTTGCGGGCCTGTCCATGATCGGCCACGCGCTGCGAGCCGCCCAGGGCACCCGTCCCAAGACCCTCGTCGCCGTGGTGCGCCACGAACGCGAACTCGTGGTCGAGGAGATCCGGAAAGTCGCGCCCGACGCCTTCATCGCCGATCAGGATGAGATCCCCGGAACCGGCAGGGCCGTGCTGTGCGCCCTCGAGGCCCTCGCCGCCGCGCACGGCCCGATCAGCGGCCCCGTCCTCGTCACCTCGGGCGACGTCCCCATGCTCTCGACCGCCACGCTCGAACGCCTCCTCGACCTCCACGAGGCCGAGGGGCGCGCGGTCACGGTCCTCACCTCGATCGCGCCCGACCCCACCGGCTACGGCCGCATCGTGCGCGCCGAGGACGGGCGCGTCATCAGGATCGTCGAGGAGAAGGACGCCGACGAGGCCGAGCGCGCCATCACAGAGGTCAACGCGGGCGTCTACGCCTTCGACGGGGCCTTCCTCCACGACACCTTGAAGTCGGTCGGAACGGACAACGCCCAGGGTGAGGTCTACCTCACCGACGTGCTCGCGGCCGCCGAACCCGCCGGTCGGACGGCGGGCGCCCTCGTCCTCGCCGATCCCTGGGAGGCGCAGGGCTGCAACGACCGCGTTCAGCTCGCCGAACTCGGAGCCGAGATCAACAAGAGGATCTGCGAGCGCCACATGCGCCGGGGGGTGTCCATCGTCGACCCGGCATCCACCTGGATCGGCATCGACGTCGAGATCGGCGCCGACACGACGATCTGGCCCGGAAGCGTCCTGCGGGGCGCCACGACCGTCGGGAACGGGTGTGAGATCGGTCCCGGAACGACGCTCGATTCGGCGCATGTGGCCGATCGCGCCCGGGTCGCAAGCGCCTGGGTGGTCGAGGCGAGCGTTCCAGCCGATACGATGGTGGCACCATTCAGCGTCATCGGGCAGCCCGAATCGGACTGA
- a CDS encoding ribose-phosphate diphosphokinase, whose product MSGLVTSGEKSLVLVSGRAHVELAQQVGEEIGCGVSPVTAYDFASGEIYVRFNESVRGADVFVLQSHTGPINKWLMEQLIMIDAAKRASAKRITAVSPFYPYARQDKKHQGREPISARLVADLYKTAGADRVMSVDLHASQEQGFFDGPVDHLFAMPVLVDYVRSRLDLSNTVMVSPDAGRIRVAEKWSSKLGGVPLAFVHKTRDTTRPNVAVANRVVGDVAGKQCILVDDMIDTAGTITEAVKVLNDAGAQKVIIAATHGILSEPAVRRLTECGADEVVVTDTLPIPLEKRFPNLTILSIAPLLARAIKEVFEDGSVTSLFD is encoded by the coding sequence ATGAGCGGATTGGTGACCAGCGGGGAGAAGAGCCTCGTCCTCGTTTCAGGCAGGGCGCATGTCGAGCTCGCCCAGCAAGTCGGTGAGGAGATCGGGTGCGGGGTCTCGCCGGTGACCGCCTACGACTTCGCGAGCGGTGAGATCTACGTCCGTTTCAACGAGTCCGTCCGCGGCGCCGACGTCTTCGTCCTCCAGTCCCACACCGGGCCGATCAACAAGTGGCTCATGGAGCAGCTCATCATGATCGACGCCGCGAAGCGCGCCTCCGCCAAGCGCATCACCGCGGTCTCGCCCTTCTACCCCTACGCGCGTCAGGACAAGAAGCACCAGGGGCGCGAGCCGATCTCGGCCCGCCTGGTCGCCGACCTGTACAAGACCGCCGGCGCCGACCGCGTCATGAGCGTCGACCTGCACGCCTCGCAGGAGCAGGGCTTCTTCGACGGCCCCGTCGATCACCTCTTCGCGATGCCGGTCCTCGTCGACTACGTGCGCTCGCGCCTCGACCTGTCGAACACCGTCATGGTCTCCCCGGACGCCGGCCGCATCCGCGTCGCCGAGAAGTGGTCCTCCAAGCTCGGCGGGGTCCCGCTGGCCTTCGTCCACAAGACGCGCGACACGACCCGGCCGAATGTCGCGGTGGCGAACCGCGTCGTCGGCGATGTCGCAGGCAAGCAGTGCATCCTCGTCGACGACATGATCGACACGGCGGGCACCATCACCGAGGCCGTCAAGGTCCTCAATGACGCCGGAGCCCAGAAGGTCATCATCGCCGCCACCCACGGCATCCTCTCCGAGCCGGCCGTCCGCCGACTGACGGAATGCGGGGCCGATGAGGTCGTCGTCACCGACACGCTGCCGATCCCGCTGGAGAAGCGATTCCCGAATCTCACGATCCTCTCGATCGCCCCGCTCCTCGCGCGCGCGATCAAGGAGGTCTTCGAAGACGGATCGGTCACATCCCTCTTCGACTGA